One Sediminicola sp. YIK13 DNA segment encodes these proteins:
- a CDS encoding ABC transporter ATP-binding protein has translation MEYFKKILRFAKPYQKYGYLNIFFNILYALFSALSFAALIPMLDVLFKQDKKVFEEPTYTDLGHLKDYLQEYINFRVTAYSGNDEMKGLVLVIGLVLILFLMKNFFNYLAMYYITFLRNGVLKDIRNKMYQKIVELPISYYSEKRKGDVIARITSDVLEIQHSFLSVLELIVREPLTIIFTIIIMFGISTKLTLFVFIFIPLAGMIISRIGKSLKKKSDRVQKESGEFLSIVEETLGGLRVIKAFNAESKFQKTFNTSTYRFFDFSNKLLNRQNLASPTGEFLGILVIGVLLWFGGKMVLIDKTLDASSFIAYMGLAYNILTPAKAISKASYGVKKGDAAAERVLEILETENPIGEIENPIHKSTFESGVSIENVSFKYEDEYVLKNFNLTVPKGHTVALVGQSGSGKSTIANLVTRFYDVNEGIIKIDDTDIKHLTKNSLRNLMGLVTQDSILFNDTVRNNIGLGKENATDEEIIEAAKIANAHEFITQLPNGYGTNIGDSGNKLSGGQKQRLSIARAVLKNPPLMILDEATSALDTESERLVQDALEKMMKNRTSIVIAHRLSTIQNANTIIVLQKGEIVEQGSHIELLESNGVYKKLVNMQSFDA, from the coding sequence ATGGAGTATTTTAAAAAAATCCTTCGGTTTGCCAAGCCTTATCAGAAATATGGCTACTTAAATATATTCTTTAATATTCTTTATGCGCTTTTTAGTGCCCTGTCTTTTGCCGCTCTTATCCCCATGTTGGATGTGCTCTTTAAACAGGATAAAAAGGTTTTTGAGGAACCCACGTATACAGATTTGGGTCATTTGAAGGATTATTTACAGGAATATATCAATTTCAGGGTTACCGCGTATTCTGGGAATGATGAAATGAAAGGGCTGGTATTGGTCATTGGATTGGTATTGATCCTGTTCCTAATGAAGAATTTCTTCAATTACCTGGCCATGTATTATATCACCTTTCTAAGGAATGGGGTTTTAAAGGATATCAGGAACAAAATGTACCAGAAAATTGTGGAGCTGCCTATTTCTTACTATTCAGAAAAGAGAAAAGGGGATGTAATAGCCAGGATTACCTCTGATGTACTTGAAATTCAGCATTCCTTTCTTTCCGTTTTGGAATTAATAGTCAGGGAACCGCTTACCATTATATTTACCATAATAATCATGTTTGGGATCAGTACCAAGCTCACCCTGTTCGTATTTATTTTTATTCCCTTAGCGGGCATGATCATTTCCAGAATAGGAAAATCATTAAAAAAGAAATCGGACCGTGTCCAGAAAGAGTCCGGGGAATTTCTATCCATTGTAGAGGAAACCTTAGGGGGGCTACGAGTCATTAAGGCATTTAATGCGGAATCCAAATTCCAGAAAACCTTCAATACGTCCACATATCGCTTTTTTGATTTCTCCAATAAATTGCTCAATAGGCAAAACCTGGCCTCCCCAACAGGGGAATTCTTAGGGATTTTGGTCATTGGTGTTTTACTATGGTTTGGTGGAAAAATGGTGTTGATAGACAAAACCCTAGATGCCTCCTCCTTTATAGCCTATATGGGATTGGCCTACAACATCCTTACTCCCGCAAAAGCGATCAGCAAAGCCTCTTACGGTGTTAAAAAAGGTGATGCAGCAGCTGAACGCGTATTGGAAATTTTGGAAACCGAAAATCCTATCGGGGAGATTGAGAATCCTATCCACAAAAGCACTTTTGAGAGTGGAGTGTCCATTGAAAATGTATCCTTTAAATACGAGGATGAATATGTCCTTAAAAACTTCAATCTCACGGTCCCAAAGGGACACACCGTTGCTCTAGTAGGTCAGTCGGGAAGTGGAAAAAGTACCATAGCAAACCTAGTGACGCGCTTTTACGATGTGAACGAAGGCATTATTAAAATAGACGATACCGATATAAAGCATCTCACCAAAAACTCTCTCCGCAATTTAATGGGACTAGTAACACAAGATTCCATTTTGTTCAATGATACTGTTCGTAACAACATTGGACTGGGAAAAGAAAATGCTACGGATGAGGAAATAATTGAGGCAGCAAAGATTGCAAATGCCCACGAATTTATTACACAACTTCCTAACGGTTATGGCACTAATATTGGGGACAGCGGAAACAAGTTAAGCGGAGGACAAAAGCAACGATTGTCCATTGCAAGGGCTGTACTTAAGAACCCTCCCCTAATGATATTGGATGAAGCAACTTCTGCCTTGGATACGGAAAGTGAACGATTGGTACAGGACGCACTGGAAAAAATGATGAAGAACAGAACCTCCATAGTCATTGCCCATCGCTTGTCCACCATTCAAAATGCAAATACGATCATAGTGTTGCAAAAAGGAGAGATAGTTGAACAGGGCTCACATATAGAGCTCCTAGAATCTAATGGAGTTTACAAAAAATTAGTGAACATGCAGTCATTTGATGCATAA
- a CDS encoding RNA polymerase sigma factor: protein MISEASLVDQLKDKDTQSHAFEVLVNTYKVRLYWHIRRIVLNHDDTDDVLQNTFIKVFKNIDGFKGDSKLFSWMYRIATNEALSFLKAKSKKMGITSVELQAQIVDNLRADVYFEGEDIQLKLQKAIAELPDKQKLVFNMKYFEELKYEEISEILDTSVGALKASYHLASKKIEAFLKND, encoded by the coding sequence TTGATATCAGAAGCATCTTTAGTAGACCAGTTAAAGGACAAGGACACCCAATCCCATGCTTTTGAGGTATTGGTCAATACCTACAAAGTGCGACTTTATTGGCATATACGCAGAATAGTACTGAACCATGACGATACGGATGATGTATTGCAGAATACCTTTATTAAGGTCTTTAAAAATATCGATGGTTTTAAAGGGGACAGCAAGCTTTTCTCCTGGATGTATAGAATTGCGACCAATGAGGCATTGAGCTTTTTAAAGGCCAAATCCAAAAAAATGGGGATTACAAGTGTGGAACTTCAGGCTCAAATAGTGGATAATTTACGGGCAGATGTTTATTTTGAAGGAGAAGATATACAGTTAAAACTTCAAAAGGCCATCGCTGAGCTTCCTGATAAACAGAAATTGGTATTTAATATGAAGTATTTTGAGGAATTGAAATACGAAGAAATTTCAGAGATTTTAGATACTTCTGTAGGAGCCTTAAAAGCATCCTATCATTTGGCATCTAAGAAAATAGAGGCATTTTTAAAAAACGATTAA